Proteins encoded within one genomic window of Nordella sp. HKS 07:
- the cobW gene encoding cobalamin biosynthesis protein CobW: MSLQKIPTTVITGFLGAGKTTLIRHLLQNAKGRRIALVINEFGDIGVDGEILKGCGDEVCREEDVVELANGCICCTVADDFVPTMKKLLERDLPPEHIVIETSGLALPQPLVRAFNWPEIKSRVTVDGVVTVVDAKALAEGRFADDEEAVAAQRAADPNLDHENPIEELFEDQLNCADMIVLNKTDLLAAHETEKLAGDLKGQIRRGAKLVPTQHGALDASALLGIASAAEEDIHNRLSHHEMEGEVQHDHDDFVTFSVSLGAIRDREQILKRIEDLIAEHDILRLKGFAAIDGASGRLLIQAVGPRLNSYFDRPWRVDEKRSSEIVVIGLKGLDRAAVEACLTG, encoded by the coding sequence ATGTCGCTCCAGAAAATTCCCACCACGGTCATCACCGGCTTTCTCGGCGCCGGCAAGACGACCCTGATCCGCCACCTCCTGCAGAACGCCAAGGGGCGGCGGATCGCCCTCGTCATCAACGAGTTCGGCGATATCGGCGTCGATGGCGAGATCCTCAAAGGCTGCGGCGATGAAGTCTGCCGCGAGGAGGATGTCGTCGAGCTCGCCAATGGCTGCATCTGCTGCACGGTCGCGGATGATTTCGTGCCGACGATGAAGAAGCTGCTCGAGCGGGACCTCCCGCCCGAGCACATCGTCATCGAGACCTCCGGCCTCGCACTGCCGCAGCCTCTGGTGCGGGCCTTCAACTGGCCGGAGATCAAGTCGCGCGTCACCGTCGACGGCGTCGTCACCGTGGTCGACGCCAAGGCGCTGGCCGAGGGCCGCTTCGCCGATGACGAGGAAGCTGTCGCCGCCCAGCGCGCCGCCGATCCCAATCTCGACCACGAGAATCCGATCGAGGAATTGTTCGAGGACCAGCTCAACTGCGCCGACATGATCGTGCTCAACAAGACCGATCTCCTGGCGGCGCATGAGACGGAGAAGCTCGCGGGCGATCTCAAGGGCCAGATCCGCAGAGGCGCCAAGCTCGTTCCCACCCAGCATGGCGCGCTCGATGCCTCGGCCCTGCTCGGCATCGCGTCCGCCGCCGAGGAGGACATACATAACCGCCTCTCCCATCACGAGATGGAAGGCGAGGTGCAGCATGACCACGACGACTTCGTCACCTTCTCGGTGTCGCTTGGTGCAATCAGGGATCGCGAGCAGATCCTAAAGCGCATTGAGGATCTCATCGCCGAGCACGACATATTGCGGCTCAAGGGCTTCGCCGCCATCGACGGTGCGTCGGGCCGCCTCCTGATCCAGGCGGTTGGTCCCAGGCTCAACAGCTATTTCGACCGCCCCTGGCGCGTGGATGAAAAGCGGTCGAGCGAGATCGTCGTCATCGGACTCAAGGGACTGGACCGGGCCGCCGTCGAGGCCTGCCTGACGGGGTGA
- a CDS encoding CbtA family protein has translation MIGRVILAALLAGIAAGLFYGAIQHVRLTPLILEAEKYENAGDGHSHDHGAATTTTTASAEQAPAAEAEHEAWAPADGAERTTYTFLASIVAAAGFAAALAGVSLIAGIRITPRNGVLWGLAGFLAVHLAPAASLPPELPGMPAGDLFARQVWWVGTIVATGLAIWLFTQRHELWAKVAAVVLVALPHIIGAPLPPTHESAVPAVISAAFAANTLAVAALMWLAIGGFLGLAMDRFVKEA, from the coding sequence ATGATTGGGCGAGTGATCCTCGCCGCGCTCCTGGCAGGGATCGCGGCAGGCTTGTTCTATGGCGCGATCCAGCATGTGCGGCTCACGCCATTGATTCTCGAAGCCGAGAAGTATGAAAACGCCGGCGATGGTCATTCGCATGACCATGGCGCCGCGACCACAACGACGACAGCTTCGGCTGAGCAGGCTCCTGCGGCCGAGGCCGAGCACGAAGCCTGGGCGCCAGCCGACGGCGCCGAGCGCACGACCTATACCTTCCTCGCCAGCATCGTCGCCGCCGCCGGCTTTGCCGCCGCGCTGGCGGGGGTCAGCCTTATCGCCGGCATCCGCATCACGCCGCGCAATGGCGTGCTGTGGGGGCTTGCCGGCTTCCTCGCGGTGCATCTGGCGCCCGCCGCCAGCCTGCCGCCCGAGTTGCCGGGCATGCCGGCCGGCGACCTCTTCGCGCGCCAGGTCTGGTGGGTGGGCACGATCGTGGCGACCGGTCTCGCCATCTGGCTCTTCACCCAGCGCCATGAGCTCTGGGCGAAGGTGGCAGCGGTCGTGCTGGTGGCGCTTCCCCATATCATCGGGGCGCCGTTGCCGCCCACGCATGAGAGCGCTGTGCCGGCGGTCATTTCAGCGGCCTTCGCCGCCAATACGCTGGCGGTCGCGGCCCTGATGTGGCTGGCGATCGGCGGCTTCCTCGGTCTCGCCATGGACCGCTTCGTGAAAGAGGCCTGA
- a CDS encoding CbtB domain-containing protein: protein MTTDRISALPLTMSQRLAAGLSALAFGVLLLYGVGLAQADQLHNAAHDTRHSIGFPCH from the coding sequence TCCGCGCTTCCCTTGACGATGTCGCAGCGTTTGGCCGCAGGCCTCAGCGCGCTGGCTTTCGGCGTCCTGTTGCTTTACGGCGTCGGACTCGCCCAGGCCGACCAGTTGCACAATGCGGCGCATGACACGCGCCACTCCATCGGCTTTCCCTGCCACTAA